The Xiphophorus hellerii strain 12219 chromosome 22, Xiphophorus_hellerii-4.1, whole genome shotgun sequence genome has a window encoding:
- the LOC116712813 gene encoding G-protein coupled receptor 4-like produces the protein MENIVVSNTSGNQSVNQSISNHSEAFNNNNGYDDEFTKLVFQYVDVVDWITICVGLPLTLVTMFAVLSMVKKDHVAPVYILNLLISDLIQLCSRIPLMLHEGPNVSFLFAFRFGLITSVGFMMCVSLERYLMVAKPLWYRLRKNIKTSVLVCVAVWILSVIFILSVYLPLELKTSGTILGVFLLLPLPLFIFCLVGTIKALSETRSVAADEKHRIFSVLVVVLLTYILLFLPVVLCLVLEEVKKNLIFEAVATVCQCLNPLADSALYIFLRKSEVDKILASLCSCKMSENQKISSIDDDNMSALHTTAV, from the exons ATGGAGAATATCGTCGTCAGCAACACCTCAGGGAACCAAAGCGTCAATCAGAGCATCTCCAACCACAGTGAAGCATTTAACAATAATAACGGTTATGATGATGAATTCACAAAGCTTGTTTTTCAATATGTGGATGTGGTGGATTGGATCACTATCTGTGTTGGGCTTCCATTGACTCTAGTGACGATGTTTGCTGTTTTATCAATG GTGAAGAAAGATCATGTTGCTCCAGTTTACATCCTCAACCTTCTGATCTCGGATCTCATCCAGCTCTGCAGCAGAATTCCTCTGATGTTACATGAAGGTCCTAATGTCTCCTTTCTCTTTGCTTTCCGGTTTGGCTTGATAACCAGTGTTGGATTCATGATGTGTGTTTCCCTGGAAAG GTATCTGATGGTTGCCAAGCCGCTGTGGTACAGATTGAGAAAAAACATCAAGACATCTGTGTTGGTCTGCGTTGCAGTCTGGAtcctttctgttatttttatcttgAGCGTTTATCTTCCCCTGGAACTAAAGACCAGTGGAACCATATTGGGTGtgtttctcctcctccctcttccCTTGTTCATCTTCTGCCTGGTTGGGACCATTAAAGCTCTGTCTGAAACTCGCAGTGTCGCTGCTGATGAGAAACATCGAATCTTTTCAGTCCTGGTTGTGGTGTTGCTTACATATATTCTACTTTTTCTGCCTGTTGTATTATGTTTAGTTTTGGAGGAAGttaagaaaaatttaatttttgaagCTGTGGCTACAGTTTGTCAATGTCTAAATCCTCTTGCAGACTCtgctttgtatatttttctgaGGAAAAGTGAAGTTGATAAGATTTTAGCTTCACTGTGTTCCTGTAAAATGTCTGAGAATCAGAAGATCAGCAGCATTGATGATGATAACATGTCTGCTCTGCACACTACAGCTGTTTAG